Genomic segment of Vulpes vulpes isolate BD-2025 chromosome 16, VulVul3, whole genome shotgun sequence:
GAACTTATTtcttaaagacaagaagaaaaaaggctATTGGCTGGTGACTGTTCTTCATGATagacaaattaatttaaatgatctTGCCAAGCAGTTAGGTGTTGGGAGTGGAAATCTTCGGTTTGCTGATGAAACAGCCATGCTAGACAAACTGAAAGTTGGTCAAGGCTGTGCCACACCTTTGGCACTCTTCTGTGATGACGGAGATGTGAAATTTGTTCTGGATTCAGCGTTTTTGGAAGGTGGACACGAAAAGGTGTACTTTCATCCAATGACCAATTCTGCAaccatgggattgagccctgaagaCTTTCTCACATTTGTGAAAAAGACAGGAC
This window contains:
- the LOC112915260 gene encoding prolyl-tRNA synthetase associated domain-containing protein 1, with protein sequence MAGADLRAALEQRLGALAIRTEVVEHPEVFTVEEMMPHIQHLKGAHSKNLFLKDKKKKGYWLVTVLHDRQINLNDLAKQLGVGSGNLRFADETAMLDKLKVGQGCATPLALFCDDGDVKFVLDSAFLEGGHEKVYFHPMTNSATMGLSPEDFLTFVKKTGHDPIILRFDENN